A region from the Nocardioides exalbidus genome encodes:
- the ilvA gene encoding threonine ammonia-lyase IlvA, protein MDQSAPVTARDIDDAAARLAGVAGSTPLHRSPRLSALTGLDVWLKREDLQEVRSYKGRGAYNLIAQLSDDERAAGVTCASAGNHAQGVAYACSRTGVHARIHLPRTTPRQKRERIAALGGSFVDVVVDGDTYDDAAALSRVHAETTGAIPVPAFDDPRTVAGQGTIAAEVLAQLAAQDSAAPDAIVVPVGGGGLLAGVLTHVAEHAPTTRVIGVEPQGAASMTAAVEAGGPVDLADVDPFVDGAAVRKVGAIPFDVVRRHRPDLRVVPEGLVCVEMLALYQADGIIAEPAGALAPAALRLADLGLAPGSTVVCVLSGGNNDVSRYAEVVERALVQEGLKHYFLVDFPQEPGALRRFLDEVLGPDDDITLFEYVKRSNRETGPALVGVELQRREDYEPLMKRMADSALRVELVEPSSPLFRFVQ, encoded by the coding sequence GTGGATCAGTCAGCCCCGGTCACCGCACGCGACATCGACGACGCCGCCGCCCGGTTGGCCGGTGTCGCCGGGAGCACGCCGCTCCACCGGTCGCCGCGGCTCTCCGCGCTCACCGGCCTCGACGTCTGGCTCAAGCGCGAGGACCTCCAGGAGGTCCGGTCCTACAAGGGCCGCGGTGCCTACAACCTGATCGCGCAGCTCAGCGACGACGAGCGGGCCGCGGGCGTCACGTGCGCGAGCGCGGGCAACCACGCGCAGGGGGTGGCGTACGCCTGCTCCCGCACCGGCGTGCACGCGCGCATCCACCTCCCCCGCACCACCCCGCGGCAGAAGCGCGAGCGGATCGCGGCCCTCGGCGGGTCCTTCGTCGACGTGGTCGTCGACGGTGACACGTACGACGACGCTGCCGCCCTGTCGCGCGTCCACGCCGAGACGACCGGCGCGATCCCGGTGCCGGCCTTCGACGATCCCCGGACCGTCGCCGGGCAGGGCACGATCGCGGCCGAGGTGCTCGCGCAGCTGGCGGCCCAGGACAGCGCGGCGCCGGACGCGATCGTCGTACCCGTTGGCGGCGGCGGGCTCCTCGCCGGCGTGCTGACCCACGTCGCCGAGCACGCGCCGACGACGCGCGTCATCGGCGTCGAGCCGCAGGGCGCGGCCTCGATGACCGCGGCCGTCGAGGCCGGAGGGCCGGTCGACCTCGCCGACGTCGACCCGTTCGTGGACGGCGCGGCCGTGCGGAAGGTCGGCGCGATCCCCTTCGACGTCGTCCGACGACACCGTCCCGACCTGCGCGTCGTGCCCGAGGGGCTGGTCTGCGTCGAGATGCTCGCGCTCTACCAGGCCGACGGGATCATCGCCGAGCCCGCCGGCGCGCTGGCGCCCGCCGCGCTCCGCCTCGCCGACCTCGGCCTCGCGCCCGGCTCGACCGTCGTGTGCGTGCTGTCCGGCGGCAACAACGACGTCAGCCGCTACGCCGAGGTCGTCGAGCGCGCGCTCGTGCAGGAGGGGCTCAAGCACTACTTCCTCGTCGACTTCCCGCAGGAGCCGGGCGCGCTGCGGCGCTTCCTCGACGAGGTCCTCGGCCCCGACGACGACATCACGCTCTTCGAGTACGTCAAGCGCTCCAACCGCGAGACCGGCCCGGCACTGGTCGGCGTGGAGCTCCAGCGGCGCGAGGACTACGAGCCGCTGATGAAGCGGATGGCCGACTCCGCGCTGCGCGTCGAGCTGGTCGAGCCGTCGAGCCCGCTCTTCCGCTTCGTGCAGTAG
- a CDS encoding serine/threonine-protein kinase produces the protein MGEVFAGRFELLEPIADGGMGSVWVVRDLRDQQAYAGKLLRQSDSASLVRFMREQATRIDHRHVVTPLSWAGEDDRVLFTMPLVRGGSVATLLGDHGALPAMWVRELLVQLLDALEAVHAAGVVHRDVKPANLLLHATGTDRPHLLLTDFGISARLDDPRLTHASQVIGSPGYMAPEQLAGADPAVAQDVYGAGMVGLEMLTGVRPPHTRDAVGTAVGAQPSLRPLADLLLDAVQHESTARPASAARLREQLVALDLSATPGPVEPVVVLDQLEELAPEATRVRPRATRPDGDAVEEDAAVTGTPSAPGEGPSDDRRGLVAVLLLVVAAACLLGAAWLVLA, from the coding sequence GTGGGGGAGGTCTTCGCCGGGCGCTTCGAGCTGCTCGAGCCGATCGCGGACGGCGGCATGGGATCGGTGTGGGTCGTGCGCGACCTCCGCGACCAGCAGGCCTACGCCGGCAAGCTCCTGCGGCAGTCGGACTCGGCGTCATTGGTGCGCTTCATGCGCGAGCAGGCCACCCGCATCGACCACCGCCACGTCGTCACGCCCTTGTCGTGGGCGGGCGAGGACGACCGCGTGCTCTTCACGATGCCGCTCGTCCGCGGCGGCTCGGTCGCCACGCTGCTCGGTGACCACGGGGCCCTCCCCGCGATGTGGGTGCGCGAGCTCCTCGTGCAGCTGCTCGACGCGCTCGAGGCGGTCCATGCCGCGGGTGTGGTCCACCGCGACGTGAAGCCCGCCAACCTGCTGCTCCACGCGACCGGGACCGATCGACCGCACCTGCTCCTGACCGACTTCGGGATCTCGGCGCGACTCGACGATCCCAGGCTCACGCACGCGAGCCAGGTGATCGGGTCGCCCGGCTACATGGCGCCCGAGCAGCTGGCCGGGGCCGATCCCGCCGTGGCGCAGGACGTCTACGGCGCGGGCATGGTCGGCCTCGAGATGCTCACCGGCGTGCGTCCGCCCCACACGCGGGACGCCGTCGGGACGGCGGTCGGCGCCCAGCCCAGTCTCCGGCCGCTCGCCGACCTCTTGCTCGACGCGGTGCAGCACGAGTCCACAGCCCGGCCGGCGTCGGCTGCGCGGCTGCGCGAGCAGCTCGTCGCGCTCGACCTCTCCGCCACCCCCGGCCCCGTCGAGCCGGTGGTCGTCCTCGACCAGCTCGAGGAGCTGGCGCCCGAGGCCACCCGCGTACGCCCGCGCGCGACCCGCCCCGATGGCGACGCCGTCGAGGAGGACGCCGCCGTCACCGGTACGCCGTCCGCGCCGGGCGAGGGGCCGAGCGACGACCGTCGGGGCCTGGTCGCCGTGCTCCTCCTGGTCGTCGCGGCCGCGTGCCTGCTCGGTGCCGCCTGGCTGGTGCTGGCCTGA
- a CDS encoding response regulator transcription factor: MARILVAEDDPKQAELVRRYAVAEGHDVTVVGDGREAVDAARRSTPDLLVLDVMMPGMDGLDVCRILRADEATEAVPILMLTARATEDDLLHGLDLGADDYLTKPYSPRELMARVRSLLRRRRIDAAEAGRSAVTLGPLTVAPTTHEVRWHGEVVTCTPGELLLLEALAAEPGRVFSRAQLLTRLHGHGDAAHVTPRTVDVHVANLRKKLDPGLIRTVHGVGYAAVAPAGS, from the coding sequence GTGGCACGCATCCTGGTCGCCGAGGACGACCCCAAGCAGGCGGAGCTCGTCCGGCGCTACGCGGTCGCCGAGGGCCACGACGTGACGGTCGTGGGCGATGGCCGGGAGGCCGTGGACGCGGCGCGGCGCTCCACGCCCGACCTGCTGGTGCTCGACGTGATGATGCCCGGGATGGACGGCCTCGACGTGTGCCGCATCCTGCGCGCCGACGAGGCGACTGAGGCGGTGCCGATCCTCATGCTCACCGCGCGTGCGACCGAGGACGACCTGCTCCACGGCCTCGACCTCGGTGCCGACGACTACCTCACGAAGCCCTACAGCCCCCGCGAGCTGATGGCCCGCGTCCGCTCGCTGCTGCGCCGCCGACGCATCGACGCCGCCGAGGCGGGGCGGTCGGCGGTGACCCTCGGCCCGCTGACCGTGGCCCCCACGACCCACGAGGTGCGCTGGCACGGCGAGGTCGTCACCTGCACGCCCGGCGAGCTGCTCCTGCTGGAGGCGCTCGCCGCCGAGCCGGGCAGGGTGTTCTCCCGGGCCCAGCTCCTCACCCGCCTGCACGGGCACGGCGACGCGGCGCACGTGACGCCCCGCACGGTCGACGTGCACGTCGCCAACCTCCGCAAGAAGCTCGACCCCGGCCTCATCCGCACCGTCCACGGCGTGGGCTACGCCGCCGTCGCCCCGGCCGGCTCGTGA
- a CDS encoding vWA domain-containing protein: MTRMQDDHRATPPLATLVAALAALAAVALSLAVVATAPAHAGSPDETTSTETGTDTDTDYARMVLVLDSSGSMAEPAGSGGTKIEAAKRALGTIVDGLPDDAYVGLRVYGAQVFSRDQKGACTDSQLVVDPATDNRDELRSALQQYEPYGETPIGYALRQAARDIGGESTRSIVLVSDGIATCEPDPCVVAGELAQQGIDLQIDVVGLSVDAKARAQLRCVAAKGNGTYYDADDADDIVESLQTATDRALRPFALDGTPLAGGDSANPTPVEVGLWSDTVGTTSRTAERWFSYNRTMPGSTVRVGIASLGGNPEEWDTVQLATSTPVGIPCGTDSGFKNIISSELLGAEVAAGTQGNDDCATSDEVLISVSRSLGNLGRGKAPFSLQVAEEPPVDGTSLPEADDWNGLVLDPPDVTGKPGRVDGGDSFATAPVLTDGAYRGTIVPGETQAFRVELAYGQTLSARVLVPPAGPALRDEVGLQGPFGSLHVYSPMRGQVTMSGDGIKTTGFAAGSGSDVLGVQTPQVRYNNRASSSTLSTSLPGYYYLVYAADADYLDRSFEMPFRIDLQVRGEESGVPDYADGQALLTGGDGPLGEPVTTTEETADPSEPADPSETSGTDERDGADGAERSASDDPGGVSTLTLVAAGGLCAVALGCVGVALALLRGRRRA, from the coding sequence ATGACGCGGATGCAGGACGATCACCGGGCGACCCCGCCCCTGGCCACGCTCGTCGCGGCCCTGGCCGCACTGGCTGCGGTCGCGCTGTCCCTCGCAGTCGTCGCGACGGCCCCGGCCCACGCCGGGAGCCCGGACGAGACGACGAGCACGGAGACAGGCACCGACACGGACACCGACTACGCCCGGATGGTCCTGGTCCTCGACTCCTCCGGGTCGATGGCCGAGCCCGCCGGATCGGGAGGCACGAAGATCGAGGCCGCGAAGCGGGCCCTCGGGACGATCGTCGACGGCCTGCCCGACGACGCCTACGTCGGCCTGCGGGTCTACGGGGCTCAGGTGTTCTCACGTGACCAGAAGGGCGCGTGCACCGACTCCCAGCTGGTCGTGGACCCCGCCACCGACAACCGCGACGAGCTCCGCTCGGCGCTCCAGCAGTACGAGCCCTACGGCGAGACGCCGATCGGCTATGCCCTGCGGCAGGCGGCACGTGACATCGGCGGCGAGTCGACGCGGTCGATCGTGCTGGTCTCCGACGGAATCGCGACGTGCGAGCCCGACCCCTGCGTCGTGGCCGGCGAGCTGGCCCAGCAGGGGATCGACCTCCAGATCGACGTCGTGGGGCTCAGCGTCGACGCGAAGGCACGCGCCCAGCTGCGCTGCGTGGCAGCGAAGGGCAACGGCACCTACTACGACGCGGACGACGCGGACGACATCGTGGAGAGCCTCCAGACCGCGACCGACCGGGCCCTCCGGCCGTTCGCGCTCGACGGCACCCCGCTGGCGGGAGGCGACTCGGCCAATCCCACTCCGGTGGAGGTCGGGCTGTGGAGCGACACCGTCGGCACCACGTCGAGGACCGCCGAGCGGTGGTTCTCCTACAACCGCACGATGCCCGGCTCGACGGTGCGCGTCGGGATCGCCAGCCTCGGCGGGAACCCCGAGGAGTGGGACACGGTGCAGCTGGCGACCAGCACGCCGGTCGGCATCCCCTGCGGAACCGACAGCGGCTTCAAGAACATCATCTCCTCCGAGCTCCTCGGTGCGGAGGTGGCGGCCGGCACCCAGGGCAACGACGACTGCGCGACCTCCGACGAGGTCCTCATCTCGGTCTCCCGCTCGCTCGGCAACCTCGGCCGCGGCAAGGCGCCCTTCAGCCTCCAGGTCGCCGAGGAGCCGCCGGTCGACGGCACCTCGCTCCCGGAGGCCGACGACTGGAACGGCCTGGTGCTCGACCCGCCCGACGTCACCGGCAAGCCGGGCCGGGTCGACGGCGGCGACTCCTTCGCCACCGCACCGGTGCTCACCGACGGTGCCTACCGGGGCACCATCGTGCCGGGCGAGACGCAGGCGTTCCGGGTCGAGCTGGCCTACGGCCAGACGCTGAGCGCACGGGTGCTCGTGCCCCCGGCCGGCCCCGCACTGCGCGACGAGGTCGGCTTGCAGGGGCCGTTCGGCTCGCTCCACGTCTACAGCCCGATGCGCGGGCAGGTGACGATGAGCGGCGACGGCATCAAGACCACCGGCTTCGCCGCCGGGTCCGGCTCGGACGTGCTCGGCGTCCAGACACCGCAGGTCCGCTACAACAACCGCGCCAGCTCCTCGACCCTGAGCACCAGCCTCCCCGGCTACTACTACCTCGTCTACGCCGCCGACGCCGACTACCTCGACCGGTCCTTCGAGATGCCCTTCCGGATCGACCTCCAGGTGCGTGGTGAGGAGTCCGGAGTGCCGGACTACGCCGACGGGCAGGCGCTGCTGACCGGCGGCGACGGGCCGCTGGGCGAGCCCGTCACGACGACCGAGGAGACCGCGGACCCGTCGGAACCGGCGGACCCGTCGGAGACGTCGGGCACGGACGAGCGCGACGGGGCAGACGGGGCCGAGAGGTCGGCCTCCGACGACCCGGGCGGCGTCTCCACCCTCACGCTGGTCGCCGCCGGCGGCCTGTGCGCTGTCGCCCTCGGATGCGTGGGCGTCGCCCTCGCCCTGCTGCGGGGTCGCCGCCGCGCCTGA
- a CDS encoding response regulator transcription factor, producing MEDDRELAASLTHLFRAGGFEAAVVTNGQEAIAHVESTEVDLLILDLMLPDMDGVDVCRSLRTLGFTGGIVIMSARSDELDVVAGLDAGADDYLVKPCSIAELQSRVRSVLRRIHRHYDATAQGLAEHPQLEVVDHHIVFGGEEIATHGREFDVLSLLIAQRGRVVLRETLMDKVWGTDWEGSPMVLSAAVGRIRNRLEAVEATEQVENVRGVGFRLSPAE from the coding sequence GTGGAAGACGACAGGGAGCTCGCGGCGTCCCTGACCCACCTGTTCCGTGCAGGCGGGTTCGAGGCCGCGGTGGTCACCAACGGCCAGGAGGCGATCGCCCACGTCGAGTCGACCGAGGTCGACCTGCTCATCCTCGACCTGATGCTGCCCGACATGGACGGCGTCGACGTGTGCCGCTCGCTGCGCACGCTGGGCTTCACCGGCGGCATCGTCATCATGTCGGCGCGCAGCGACGAGCTCGACGTCGTCGCCGGTCTCGACGCGGGCGCCGACGACTACCTCGTCAAGCCGTGCTCCATCGCCGAGCTGCAGTCACGTGTGCGGTCGGTGCTGCGACGGATCCACCGGCACTACGACGCCACGGCCCAGGGCCTGGCCGAGCACCCGCAGCTCGAGGTCGTCGACCACCACATCGTCTTCGGGGGCGAGGAGATCGCGACCCACGGTCGCGAGTTCGACGTGCTCTCCCTCCTGATCGCCCAGCGCGGGCGCGTCGTCCTCCGCGAGACGCTGATGGACAAGGTGTGGGGCACCGACTGGGAGGGCTCGCCGATGGTGCTCTCCGCCGCCGTCGGCCGGATCCGCAACCGGCTCGAGGCCGTCGAGGCCACCGAGCAGGTCGAGAACGTCCGCGGCGTCGGCTTCCGCCTCTCCCCGGCGGAGTAG
- a CDS encoding L-serine ammonia-lyase, whose translation MTISVFDLFKVGIGPSSSHTVGPMKAAFLFADGLLADGLLDDVAHVRVELFGSLGATGHGHGSVKAVVLGLAGEQPHLVDPVAADPMVAEVRETGELLLAGKHRIAFAADDDVVMHRRKRLEFHTNGMVFLATDASGADVRRREYYSVGGGFVLDEDDVGNPVLVQDATPVPYDFHTADQLLAMTRETGLRISDLMLANELVRRSEDDVRSELLAIWGVMQECVARGAATTGVLPGGLKVRRRAAELKTRLEAEAATGIPDPLGAMEWVTLYALAVNEENAAGGRIVTAPTNGAAGIVPAVLLYYHHYVPGADEDGIVRFLLTAAAVGLLFKENASISGAEVGCQGEVGSACSMAAAGLAEVLGGSPEQVENAAEIGIEHNLGLTCDPIGGLVQIPCIERNAVASIKAITAARMAVRGDGAHFVSLDKAIKTMRDTGRDMKDKYKETARGGLALNVVEC comes from the coding sequence ATGACCATCAGCGTGTTCGACCTCTTCAAGGTCGGCATCGGCCCGTCGAGCTCGCACACCGTCGGGCCGATGAAGGCTGCGTTCCTCTTCGCCGACGGCCTGCTCGCCGACGGCCTGCTCGACGACGTCGCGCACGTGCGGGTGGAGCTCTTCGGCTCGCTCGGTGCCACGGGCCACGGGCACGGCAGCGTGAAGGCCGTCGTGCTCGGGCTGGCCGGGGAGCAGCCGCACCTCGTCGACCCGGTCGCGGCCGACCCGATGGTGGCCGAGGTCCGCGAGACCGGCGAGCTCCTGCTGGCGGGCAAGCACCGGATCGCCTTCGCGGCCGACGACGACGTCGTCATGCACCGCCGCAAGCGGCTCGAGTTCCACACCAACGGCATGGTCTTCCTCGCGACCGACGCCAGTGGCGCGGACGTCCGCCGCCGTGAGTACTACTCCGTCGGCGGCGGCTTCGTGCTCGACGAGGACGACGTCGGCAACCCGGTCCTGGTCCAGGACGCGACGCCGGTGCCCTACGACTTCCACACCGCCGACCAGCTCCTCGCCATGACCCGCGAGACCGGCCTCCGGATCAGCGACCTGATGCTCGCCAACGAGCTCGTGCGCCGCAGCGAGGACGACGTACGGTCCGAGCTGCTCGCCATCTGGGGCGTGATGCAGGAGTGCGTGGCGCGCGGCGCCGCCACGACCGGCGTGCTGCCGGGCGGGCTGAAGGTCAGGCGTCGCGCGGCCGAGCTGAAGACCCGGCTCGAGGCCGAGGCGGCGACCGGCATCCCCGACCCGCTCGGGGCGATGGAGTGGGTGACGCTCTACGCGCTCGCGGTCAACGAGGAGAACGCGGCCGGCGGCCGGATCGTGACGGCGCCGACCAACGGCGCGGCCGGCATCGTCCCGGCGGTGCTGCTCTACTACCACCACTACGTCCCCGGTGCGGACGAGGACGGCATCGTCCGGTTCCTGCTGACCGCGGCTGCCGTGGGCCTGCTCTTCAAGGAGAACGCCTCGATCTCCGGGGCCGAGGTCGGTTGCCAGGGCGAGGTCGGCTCCGCGTGCTCGATGGCCGCCGCCGGCCTGGCCGAGGTGCTGGGCGGCTCGCCCGAGCAGGTCGAGAACGCCGCCGAGATCGGCATCGAGCACAACCTCGGGCTGACCTGCGACCCGATCGGCGGGCTCGTGCAGATCCCCTGCATCGAGCGCAACGCGGTCGCCTCGATCAAGGCGATCACCGCCGCGCGGATGGCGGTGCGCGGCGACGGCGCCCACTTCGTCTCGCTCGACAAGGCGATCAAGACGATGCGCGACACCGGCCGCGACATGAAGGACAAGTACAAGGAGACCGCCCGCGGCGGCCTCGCCCTCAACGTCGTCGAGTGCTGA
- a CDS encoding aminotransferase class III-fold pyridoxal phosphate-dependent enzyme: protein MIDDVMAEPAPVLSAARVTTLVADLWGVPVTSVRPLSSERDLNVLVDGHVLKVSNPAEDRAIVDMEVAAMAHVAAVDPTLPIPRTANLIDLNQVRAIADDLGRPCLARLITTVPGDGLEGQVITEDLAEQAGATAARVARALGGFFHPAAGQRDLDWDVRRLPAVAGPALPDVVARVAPALERCAALPGGIHHADVTLTNLLVTDGRVTGVIDFGDMHHTADVADLAVTLTSVLRNTSETQVCSLWELAGATLRGYQRLRPLAPDEVDVLGELVLSRLALSAIISGRRASAHPGNTAYITQYDDADTRVLALLMELSPADLSARLHRLAGTAPATWSSVRARRDAAMGGPVAPLFYDEPLEIVSGAGAWLTSSDGTRYLDAYNNVAVVGHADPTVANRVARQLRTVNTHSRYLHPEVVELAERLVATMPPELDTVLFTTSGTEANEVAWRLATERTGGSGALVVEHSYHGSTKWMADLSSNEWPPGHQPSAVGRFHAPRGGADPSASIADAAVTLAEHGHRPALLLADSGFTSEGVHDAPASYFAGLRDAAHAAGALFLADEVQVGYGRTGPLMWRFMQSRVVPDLVTIGKPMGAGYPMGAVITRREHVDRFATHYEYFSTFAATPAAAAAGNAVLDVLSDRALPARALVTGEHLVSRLRTLAASTDVLGEVRGTGLVVGVDVVSRPVARQLLQALVRAGALAGLTGPGGTVLKVRPPLVWDENHVDHFVACLTRALDQVAAG, encoded by the coding sequence GTGATCGACGACGTGATGGCCGAGCCGGCGCCGGTGCTGTCCGCTGCGCGCGTCACCACCCTGGTCGCCGACCTGTGGGGCGTCCCCGTCACGAGCGTCCGGCCGCTGTCCAGCGAGCGCGACCTCAACGTGCTGGTCGACGGCCACGTCCTCAAGGTCTCCAACCCCGCCGAGGACCGGGCGATCGTCGACATGGAGGTCGCGGCGATGGCGCACGTGGCCGCCGTCGACCCCACGCTGCCGATCCCTCGCACCGCGAACTTGATTGACCTCAATCAAGTTCGCGCCATCGCCGACGACCTCGGCCGCCCCTGCCTGGCACGCCTCATCACCACCGTCCCCGGCGACGGGCTCGAGGGGCAGGTCATCACCGAGGACCTGGCCGAGCAGGCCGGAGCGACCGCCGCCCGCGTGGCCCGGGCGCTGGGCGGCTTCTTCCACCCCGCTGCGGGTCAGCGCGACCTCGACTGGGACGTACGCCGCCTCCCGGCCGTCGCCGGTCCGGCGCTCCCCGACGTCGTCGCCCGGGTCGCGCCGGCCCTGGAGCGGTGTGCTGCGCTGCCCGGCGGCATCCACCACGCCGACGTCACGCTCACCAACCTGCTCGTCACCGACGGCAGGGTCACCGGCGTCATCGACTTCGGCGACATGCACCACACGGCCGACGTCGCCGACCTCGCGGTCACGCTGACCTCGGTCCTGCGCAACACCAGCGAGACCCAGGTCTGCTCGCTGTGGGAGCTGGCGGGCGCGACCCTGCGTGGCTACCAGCGGCTGCGTCCGCTCGCGCCCGACGAGGTCGACGTGCTCGGCGAGCTGGTGCTGTCGCGCCTCGCGCTGAGCGCGATCATCTCGGGCCGGCGCGCGAGCGCCCACCCCGGCAACACGGCCTACATCACGCAGTACGACGACGCCGACACCCGCGTGCTGGCCTTGCTGATGGAGCTGTCGCCGGCCGACCTGTCGGCCCGGCTGCACCGGCTCGCCGGGACCGCCCCGGCCACGTGGTCCTCGGTCCGCGCCCGCCGGGACGCGGCGATGGGCGGACCGGTGGCGCCGCTCTTCTACGACGAGCCGCTGGAGATCGTCAGCGGTGCGGGCGCGTGGCTGACCTCGTCGGACGGCACGCGCTACCTCGATGCCTACAACAACGTCGCCGTCGTCGGGCACGCCGACCCGACCGTGGCGAACCGAGTGGCGCGGCAGCTGCGCACCGTCAACACGCACTCGCGCTACCTGCACCCCGAGGTCGTCGAGCTCGCGGAGCGGCTGGTCGCGACCATGCCGCCCGAGCTCGACACCGTGCTCTTCACCACCTCCGGCACCGAGGCCAACGAGGTCGCCTGGCGGCTGGCGACCGAGCGGACCGGCGGGTCGGGCGCGCTGGTCGTCGAGCACAGCTATCACGGCAGCACGAAGTGGATGGCCGACCTGAGCTCCAACGAGTGGCCGCCGGGCCACCAGCCGTCGGCGGTCGGGCGCTTCCACGCGCCGCGCGGCGGTGCCGACCCGTCCGCGTCGATCGCCGACGCCGCCGTGACCCTGGCGGAGCATGGTCATCGACCGGCGCTGCTGCTCGCCGACTCCGGCTTCACCAGCGAGGGCGTCCACGACGCGCCGGCGTCGTACTTCGCGGGGCTGCGCGACGCCGCCCACGCCGCAGGTGCGCTCTTCCTCGCCGACGAGGTGCAGGTGGGCTACGGCCGCACGGGGCCGCTGATGTGGCGCTTCATGCAGTCCCGCGTCGTGCCCGACCTCGTCACGATCGGCAAGCCGATGGGTGCGGGCTACCCGATGGGAGCCGTGATCACGCGGCGCGAGCACGTGGACCGCTTCGCCACGCACTACGAGTACTTCTCCACCTTCGCGGCCACGCCTGCCGCCGCGGCCGCGGGCAACGCCGTGCTCGACGTCCTGTCCGACCGCGCCCTGCCCGCACGCGCACTCGTGACGGGGGAGCACCTGGTCTCCCGCCTGCGGACCCTCGCCGCGTCGACCGACGTCCTCGGGGAGGTGCGGGGAACCGGCCTGGTCGTCGGCGTCGACGTCGTCTCCCGCCCGGTCGCCCGACAGCTGCTCCAGGCGCTGGTGCGCGCGGGTGCGCTGGCCGGCCTCACCGGACCGGGAGGCACCGTCCTCAAGGTCCGCCCGCCCCTGGTCTGGGACGAGAACCACGTCGACCACTTCGTCGCCTGCTTGACGCGAGCGCTGGACCAGGTCGCCGCTGGTTGA
- a CDS encoding sensor histidine kinase yields MSGPSARVPWRRSLFVRLFALAAVIALVAVVATTWATVRATSVAVRESQAASLEVDARAYDALVEYAATHRGWAGAAGLVDELSAELRRPVTVTDLTGTVLLDSDGRDAPRAPADARARLDALDVDPVLREPLQPATEPAEELVARPCDATVRCRVYAVEPTGLVDSRVSVDAADAKTAVAGLLRDTNQCLRTAGLRRADAVRPDFAVLVDYRRGHDAVAQCAEQARRDLLASSVAPPALLYLSADAAPPEVLWDLSRASQERIGLLAGGVLLVTLLLCALLAGSIVRPLRRMATAAQQAGEGDLSARVPVRRRDEVGEVGAAFNRMAERRQADDAARTRLTSDVSHELRTPLSNVRGWLEAAQDGLVETDRELLDSLHEETLLLQRLVDDLRDLAVGDAGGLVLDLEPVDLADLVERTVQSFGGVAEAAGVTLLATGEPGSVVDADPVRLRQAVANLVANAVRHTPSGGTVTVRSAPGLVEVEDTGEGIPAADLPHVFDRFRRVDPSRSRVTGGSGLGLAIVRQIVEAHRGTVTLESDPGVRTVATIRL; encoded by the coding sequence GTGAGCGGACCGTCGGCCCGGGTGCCGTGGCGGCGCAGCCTGTTCGTCCGGCTGTTCGCCCTCGCCGCGGTGATCGCGCTGGTCGCCGTCGTCGCGACGACGTGGGCGACGGTCCGCGCCACGTCGGTCGCGGTGCGCGAGAGCCAGGCAGCCTCGCTCGAGGTGGACGCGCGGGCCTACGACGCGCTCGTCGAGTACGCCGCCACCCACCGCGGGTGGGCGGGTGCGGCCGGCCTGGTGGACGAGCTGTCGGCCGAGCTGCGCCGACCGGTCACGGTCACCGACCTCACCGGCACCGTCCTGCTCGACTCCGACGGTCGCGACGCCCCGCGGGCGCCCGCCGACGCCCGTGCCCGGCTCGACGCGCTCGACGTGGACCCGGTGCTGCGCGAGCCGCTCCAGCCGGCGACCGAGCCGGCCGAGGAGCTCGTGGCCCGGCCGTGCGACGCGACCGTCCGCTGCCGGGTCTACGCCGTGGAGCCGACCGGACTGGTCGACAGCCGGGTGTCCGTCGACGCGGCCGACGCGAAGACGGCCGTGGCCGGGCTCCTGCGCGACACCAACCAGTGCCTGCGGACCGCCGGCCTCCGGCGGGCCGACGCCGTGCGGCCCGACTTCGCGGTGCTCGTCGACTACCGCCGCGGCCACGACGCGGTCGCCCAGTGCGCCGAGCAGGCGCGGCGCGACCTGCTCGCGTCGTCCGTCGCACCGCCTGCGCTGCTCTACCTCAGCGCCGACGCGGCCCCGCCCGAGGTGCTGTGGGACCTCTCGCGGGCGAGCCAGGAGCGCATCGGCCTGCTCGCGGGCGGCGTACTCCTCGTGACGCTGCTGCTCTGCGCCCTGCTGGCCGGCAGCATCGTACGGCCGCTGCGGCGGATGGCCACGGCGGCGCAGCAGGCTGGGGAGGGCGACTTGTCGGCCCGTGTGCCCGTCCGCCGGCGTGACGAGGTCGGGGAGGTCGGGGCCGCCTTCAACCGGATGGCCGAGCGACGCCAGGCCGACGACGCCGCGCGCACCCGGCTGACCAGCGACGTGTCGCACGAGCTGCGCACGCCGCTGTCCAACGTGCGTGGCTGGCTCGAGGCCGCGCAGGACGGGCTGGTCGAGACCGACCGCGAGCTGCTCGACAGCCTCCACGAGGAGACGCTCCTCCTGCAGCGGCTGGTCGACGACCTGCGCGACCTGGCCGTCGGTGACGCAGGCGGGCTGGTGCTCGACCTCGAGCCGGTCGACCTGGCGGACCTCGTCGAGCGCACCGTCCAGTCCTTCGGCGGTGTGGCGGAGGCCGCCGGGGTCACGCTGCTCGCGACCGGGGAGCCCGGCTCGGTGGTCGACGCCGACCCGGTGCGGCTGCGTCAGGCGGTCGCCAACCTCGTCGCCAACGCCGTGCGCCACACGCCCTCCGGTGGCACCGTCACCGTCCGCTCCGCCCCCGGCCTCGTCGAGGTCGAGGACACGGGCGAGGGCATCCCGGCGGCCGACCTGCCGCACGTCTTCGACCGGTTCCGCCGCGTCGACCCGTCGCGCAGCCGGGTCACCGGTGGCAGCGGGCTCGGGCTGGCGATCGTGCGCCAGATCGTCGAGGCGCACCGCGGCACCGTGACCCTCGAGAGCGATCCGGGCGTCCGGACCGTCGCGACGATCCGGCTCTGA